The following are encoded together in the Peromyscus maniculatus bairdii isolate BWxNUB_F1_BW_parent chromosome 22, HU_Pman_BW_mat_3.1, whole genome shotgun sequence genome:
- the LOC143270191 gene encoding dual E2 ubiquitin-conjugating enzyme/E3 ubiquitin-protein ligase BIRC6-like isoform X1, translating to MASAEQQLQVLQEKQWQLLKLQQQKAKLEAKLHQTTAAAAAASASASAAGPVHNSVPSNPVAAPGFFIHPFDVIPPTPKTTPLFMTPPLTPPNEAVSVVINAELAQLFPGSVIDPPAVNLAAHNKNSNKSRMPPPHQSIIIEQMHSEARRFMTLDSGRPILLTDVLIPTCGDLASLSIDIWTLGEEMDGRRLVVATDISTHSLKSS from the exons ATGGCTTCAGCCGAGCAACAGCTACAGGTGCTGCAAGAGAAACAGTGGCAGCTTTTGAAGCTTCAGCAACAG aAAGCAAAGCTGGAAGCCAAGTTGCACCAGACaacagctgcagcagctgcagcatcagcatcagcatcagcagcaGGTCCTGTTCACAACTCTGTGCCTTCCAACCCAGTGGCTGCCCCTGGATTTTTCATCCATCCATTTGATGTTATTCCACCTACTCCAAAAACAACACCACTTTTTATGACTCCACCACTCACTCCGCCCAATGAAGCAGTTTCTGTTGTGATTAATGCCGAGCTTGCACAGCTTTTTCCAGGCTCAGTCATTGATCCCCCAGCAGTGAATCTTGCTGCACATAACAAAAATTCCAACAAGTCTAGAATG CCTCCACCTCACCAGTCCATTATTATAGAGCAAATGCATTCAG AAGCCAGGAGATTTATGACCTTGGATTCTGGAAGACCTATACTATTGACGGATGTACTGATTCCCACTTGTGGAGACTTGGCCTCCTTATCAATTGACATATGGACGTTAGGAGAAGAAATGGATGGGAGGCGTTTGGTAGTGGCAACTGATATAAGCACCCATTCACTTAAGTCTTCATGA
- the LOC143270191 gene encoding dual E2 ubiquitin-conjugating enzyme/E3 ubiquitin-protein ligase BIRC6-like isoform X2, producing the protein MASAEQQLQVLQEKQWQLLKLQQQKAKLEAKLHQTTAAAAAASASASAAGPVHNSVPSNPVAAPGFFIHPFDVIPPTPKTTPLFMTPPLTPPNEAVSVVINAELAQLFPGSVIDPPAVNLAAHNKNSNKSRMPPPHQSIIIEQMHSARRFMTLDSGRPILLTDVLIPTCGDLASLSIDIWTLGEEMDGRRLVVATDISTHSLKSS; encoded by the exons ATGGCTTCAGCCGAGCAACAGCTACAGGTGCTGCAAGAGAAACAGTGGCAGCTTTTGAAGCTTCAGCAACAG aAAGCAAAGCTGGAAGCCAAGTTGCACCAGACaacagctgcagcagctgcagcatcagcatcagcatcagcagcaGGTCCTGTTCACAACTCTGTGCCTTCCAACCCAGTGGCTGCCCCTGGATTTTTCATCCATCCATTTGATGTTATTCCACCTACTCCAAAAACAACACCACTTTTTATGACTCCACCACTCACTCCGCCCAATGAAGCAGTTTCTGTTGTGATTAATGCCGAGCTTGCACAGCTTTTTCCAGGCTCAGTCATTGATCCCCCAGCAGTGAATCTTGCTGCACATAACAAAAATTCCAACAAGTCTAGAATG CCTCCACCTCACCAGTCCATTATTATAGAGCAAATGCATTCAG CCAGGAGATTTATGACCTTGGATTCTGGAAGACCTATACTATTGACGGATGTACTGATTCCCACTTGTGGAGACTTGGCCTCCTTATCAATTGACATATGGACGTTAGGAGAAGAAATGGATGGGAGGCGTTTGGTAGTGGCAACTGATATAAGCACCCATTCACTTAAGTCTTCATGA
- the LOC143270191 gene encoding dual E2 ubiquitin-conjugating enzyme/E3 ubiquitin-protein ligase BIRC6-like isoform X3, translating into MASAEQQLQVLQEKQWQLLKLQQQKAKLEAKLHQTTAAAAAASASASAAGPVHNSVPSNPVAAPGFFIHPFDVIPPTPKTTPLFMTPPLTPPNEAVSVVINAELAQLFPGSVIDPPAVNLAAHNKNSNKSRMNPLGSGLALAISHASHFSSASTSPVHYYRANAFRSQEIYDLGFWKTYTIDGCTDSHLWRLGLLIN; encoded by the exons ATGGCTTCAGCCGAGCAACAGCTACAGGTGCTGCAAGAGAAACAGTGGCAGCTTTTGAAGCTTCAGCAACAG aAAGCAAAGCTGGAAGCCAAGTTGCACCAGACaacagctgcagcagctgcagcatcagcatcagcatcagcagcaGGTCCTGTTCACAACTCTGTGCCTTCCAACCCAGTGGCTGCCCCTGGATTTTTCATCCATCCATTTGATGTTATTCCACCTACTCCAAAAACAACACCACTTTTTATGACTCCACCACTCACTCCGCCCAATGAAGCAGTTTCTGTTGTGATTAATGCCGAGCTTGCACAGCTTTTTCCAGGCTCAGTCATTGATCCCCCAGCAGTGAATCTTGCTGCACATAACAAAAATTCCAACAAGTCTAGAATG aatCCACTTGGTTCTGGTCTAGCCCTTGCAATTTCTCATGCCTCACATTTTTCTTCAGCCTCCACCTCACCAGTCCATTATTATAGAGCAAATGCATTCAG AAGCCAGGAGATTTATGACCTTGGATTCTGGAAGACCTATACTATTGACGGATGTACTGATTCCCACTTGTGGAGACTTGGCCTCCTTATCAATTGA
- the LOC143270191 gene encoding dual E2 ubiquitin-conjugating enzyme/E3 ubiquitin-protein ligase BIRC6-like isoform X4 has translation MASAEQQLQVLQEKQWQLLKLQQQKAKLEAKLHQTTAAAAAASASASAAGPVHNSVPSNPVAAPGFFIHPFDVIPPTPKTTPLFMTPPLTPPNEAVSVVINAELAQLFPGSVIDPPAVNLAAHNKNSNKSRMNPLGSGLALAISHASHFSSASTSPVHYYRANAFSQEIYDLGFWKTYTIDGCTDSHLWRLGLLIN, from the exons ATGGCTTCAGCCGAGCAACAGCTACAGGTGCTGCAAGAGAAACAGTGGCAGCTTTTGAAGCTTCAGCAACAG aAAGCAAAGCTGGAAGCCAAGTTGCACCAGACaacagctgcagcagctgcagcatcagcatcagcatcagcagcaGGTCCTGTTCACAACTCTGTGCCTTCCAACCCAGTGGCTGCCCCTGGATTTTTCATCCATCCATTTGATGTTATTCCACCTACTCCAAAAACAACACCACTTTTTATGACTCCACCACTCACTCCGCCCAATGAAGCAGTTTCTGTTGTGATTAATGCCGAGCTTGCACAGCTTTTTCCAGGCTCAGTCATTGATCCCCCAGCAGTGAATCTTGCTGCACATAACAAAAATTCCAACAAGTCTAGAATG aatCCACTTGGTTCTGGTCTAGCCCTTGCAATTTCTCATGCCTCACATTTTTCTTCAGCCTCCACCTCACCAGTCCATTATTATAGAGCAAATGCATTCAG CCAGGAGATTTATGACCTTGGATTCTGGAAGACCTATACTATTGACGGATGTACTGATTCCCACTTGTGGAGACTTGGCCTCCTTATCAATTGA
- the LOC143270191 gene encoding dual E2 ubiquitin-conjugating enzyme/E3 ubiquitin-protein ligase BIRC6-like isoform X6: protein MASAEQQLQVLQEKQWQLLKLQQQKAKLEAKLHQTTAAAAAASASASAAGPVHNSVPSNPVAAPGFFIHPFDVIPPTPKTTPLFMTPPLTPPNEAVSVVINAELAQLFPGSVIDPPAVNLAAHNKNSNKSRMPPPHQSIIIEQMHSGFQNSSM, encoded by the exons ATGGCTTCAGCCGAGCAACAGCTACAGGTGCTGCAAGAGAAACAGTGGCAGCTTTTGAAGCTTCAGCAACAG aAAGCAAAGCTGGAAGCCAAGTTGCACCAGACaacagctgcagcagctgcagcatcagcatcagcatcagcagcaGGTCCTGTTCACAACTCTGTGCCTTCCAACCCAGTGGCTGCCCCTGGATTTTTCATCCATCCATTTGATGTTATTCCACCTACTCCAAAAACAACACCACTTTTTATGACTCCACCACTCACTCCGCCCAATGAAGCAGTTTCTGTTGTGATTAATGCCGAGCTTGCACAGCTTTTTCCAGGCTCAGTCATTGATCCCCCAGCAGTGAATCTTGCTGCACATAACAAAAATTCCAACAAGTCTAGAATG CCTCCACCTCACCAGTCCATTATTATAGAGCAAATGCATTCAG GCTTTCAAAACTCTAGCATGTAG
- the LOC143270191 gene encoding dual E2 ubiquitin-conjugating enzyme/E3 ubiquitin-protein ligase BIRC6-like isoform X5, with protein MASAEQQLQVLQEKQWQLLKLQQQKAKLEAKLHQTTAAAAAASASASAAGPVHNSVPSNPVAAPGFFIHPFDVIPPTPKTTPLFMTPPLTPPNEAVSVVINAELAQLFPGSVIDPPAVNLAAHNKNSNKSRMNPLGSGLALAISHASHFSSASTSPVHYYRANAFRLSKL; from the exons ATGGCTTCAGCCGAGCAACAGCTACAGGTGCTGCAAGAGAAACAGTGGCAGCTTTTGAAGCTTCAGCAACAG aAAGCAAAGCTGGAAGCCAAGTTGCACCAGACaacagctgcagcagctgcagcatcagcatcagcatcagcagcaGGTCCTGTTCACAACTCTGTGCCTTCCAACCCAGTGGCTGCCCCTGGATTTTTCATCCATCCATTTGATGTTATTCCACCTACTCCAAAAACAACACCACTTTTTATGACTCCACCACTCACTCCGCCCAATGAAGCAGTTTCTGTTGTGATTAATGCCGAGCTTGCACAGCTTTTTCCAGGCTCAGTCATTGATCCCCCAGCAGTGAATCTTGCTGCACATAACAAAAATTCCAACAAGTCTAGAATG aatCCACTTGGTTCTGGTCTAGCCCTTGCAATTTCTCATGCCTCACATTTTTCTTCAGCCTCCACCTCACCAGTCCATTATTATAGAGCAAATGCATTCAG GCTTTCAAAACTCTAG